One genomic window of Roseateles sp. DAIF2 includes the following:
- a CDS encoding PleD family two-component system response regulator — MPIRNILLVDDSKTELHHLSEILVKRGYQVRTAENGEEALKRLEEEKPDLILMDVVMPGQNGFQLTRSITRDERFTDVPVIMCTSKGQETDRVWGLRQGARDYVVKPVKAEELLAKIKALG; from the coding sequence ATGCCCATCCGAAATATTTTGCTGGTCGACGATTCCAAGACCGAGCTGCACCATCTGAGCGAGATCCTGGTCAAGCGCGGCTATCAGGTGCGCACCGCCGAGAACGGCGAGGAGGCGCTGAAGCGCCTGGAAGAGGAAAAGCCCGACCTGATCCTGATGGACGTGGTGATGCCGGGCCAGAACGGCTTCCAGCTGACCCGCTCGATCACCCGCGACGAACGCTTCACCGACGTGCCGGTGATCATGTGCACCAGCAAGGGCCAGGAGACCGATCGGGTCTGGGGCCTGCGCCAGGGCGCGCGCGACTATGTGGTGAAACCGGTCAAGGCCGAGGAGTTGCTGGCCAAGATCAAGGCCTTGGGCTGA
- a CDS encoding PleD family two-component system response regulator, with the protein MDLQASEGSSTSPAVAAKVLVIDDSNTIRRSAEIFLKQAGHEVVLAEDGFDALAKLSDYQPDLVFCDILMPRLDGYQTCAIIKRNPQFAALPVIMLSSKDGLFDKARGRMVGSQDYLTKPFTKDQLLQAVQQHRRGA; encoded by the coding sequence TTGGATCTGCAGGCTTCGGAAGGTTCCAGCACCAGCCCGGCGGTGGCCGCCAAGGTACTGGTCATTGATGACAGCAACACGATACGCCGCAGTGCCGAGATCTTCCTCAAGCAGGCGGGCCACGAGGTGGTGCTGGCCGAGGACGGCTTCGATGCGTTGGCCAAGCTCAGCGACTACCAGCCCGATCTGGTGTTCTGCGACATCCTGATGCCGCGCCTGGACGGCTACCAGACCTGCGCCATCATCAAGCGCAACCCTCAGTTCGCCGCGCTGCCGGTGATCATGCTGTCCTCCAAGGACGGCCTGTTCGACAAGGCGCGCGGCCGCATGGTGGGCTCGCAGGACTACCTGACCAAGCCCTTCACCAAGGACCAGCTGTTGCAGGCCGTGCAGCAGCATCGCCGCGGCGCCTGA
- a CDS encoding chemotaxis protein CheW, with translation MSNKQALRELQQRLAQRMQAAREQPQTASWLAVEAGGAPLLFPLRQSSEIFTPVPLKPVPYAKPWLLGVANLRGGLHTVVDLAAFLGLREAGAAPRGEGARLVTVNPDLNINCALLVDKLLGLRGDEQLQPLEGGASDTGSRPKFAGGLWRDGEGRRWQALDLEALARHEQFLRIVA, from the coding sequence ATGAGCAATAAGCAAGCCCTGCGCGAACTTCAGCAACGTCTCGCGCAGCGCATGCAGGCGGCGCGCGAGCAGCCGCAGACCGCGAGCTGGCTGGCCGTCGAGGCCGGCGGCGCGCCGCTGCTATTTCCGCTGCGCCAGTCCAGCGAGATCTTCACGCCGGTGCCGCTGAAGCCCGTGCCCTATGCCAAACCCTGGCTGCTGGGCGTGGCGAACCTGCGCGGCGGCCTGCACACGGTGGTGGACCTGGCGGCCTTCCTCGGCCTGCGCGAGGCGGGTGCCGCACCGCGCGGCGAGGGCGCGCGGCTGGTGACGGTCAACCCCGATCTGAACATCAACTGCGCGCTGCTGGTCGACAAGCTGTTGGGCTTGCGCGGCGACGAGCAGCTGCAGCCGCTGGAGGGCGGCGCGAGCGACACCGGATCCCGGCCGAAGTTTGCCGGCGGGCTGTGGCGCGATGGGGAGGGCCGGCGCTGGCAGGCGCTGGATCTGGAGGCCCTGGCCAGGCATGAGCAGTTCCTGCGCATAGTGGCTTGA